In Limosilactobacillus sp. WILCCON 0051, a single window of DNA contains:
- the dltB gene encoding D-alanyl-lipoteichoic acid biosynthesis protein DltB, translated as MSWLESLPNYTAYGTPSYFIYLLIAVLPMGISLYFGKRLAWYEAIVSFLFIFFMFDGSSAPQMISLIGYVVYQTILVTGYFHYRQKKNAAGVFYLMTLLSLLPIIIVKFTPAMVGHNSLLGFLGISYLTFRAVGTIIETRDGAVKDLNWWKFIRFLLFMPTITSGPIDRYRRFSKDYRKVPSREKYLEMVGKAVKYLFIGFLYKFVLAYLFGQVWLPFVERQALMYAPHLSWWVVAVAYVYAGDLYFDFAGYSLFAVAISYLMGVETPMNFNKPFVSKNIKEFWNRWHMTLSFWFRDYIFMRFVFLASKKHWFKNRNVLSSVAYMINMMVMGFWHGVTWYYILYGFLHGSALVINDWWLRYKRKHLHIKTNAFTKGVAMFITFNFVVFSFLIFCGFLNTLWFVKH; from the coding sequence ATGAGCTGGCTTGAAAGTCTTCCCAACTACACGGCTTATGGCACGCCATCGTACTTTATCTACCTGTTGATTGCCGTCTTGCCAATGGGAATCAGCCTGTACTTTGGCAAGCGGCTGGCTTGGTATGAGGCCATCGTCAGCTTCCTGTTTATCTTCTTTATGTTTGATGGCTCCAGTGCCCCGCAGATGATTTCTCTGATCGGCTACGTAGTCTATCAAACAATCCTGGTAACGGGTTACTTCCATTATCGGCAAAAAAAGAACGCGGCGGGTGTCTTCTACTTGATGACGCTGCTATCGCTTTTGCCGATCATCATCGTCAAGTTCACGCCGGCAATGGTCGGTCACAACTCGCTGCTGGGCTTTTTGGGAATCAGCTACCTGACGTTTCGGGCGGTCGGAACGATTATTGAAACGCGGGATGGCGCCGTTAAAGACCTCAACTGGTGGAAGTTCATCCGCTTTTTGCTGTTTATGCCAACCATCACTTCCGGGCCGATTGATCGCTACCGGCGTTTTTCAAAAGACTATCGCAAAGTCCCCAGTCGTGAAAAATACCTTGAGATGGTCGGTAAGGCCGTTAAATATCTTTTCATCGGCTTTTTATACAAGTTCGTGCTGGCCTACCTGTTTGGTCAGGTCTGGCTGCCATTCGTTGAGCGCCAGGCATTAATGTACGCACCGCATTTAAGCTGGTGGGTCGTTGCCGTGGCTTACGTCTATGCCGGCGATCTTTACTTCGACTTTGCCGGCTACTCGCTGTTTGCCGTGGCCATCAGTTATTTGATGGGTGTCGAGACGCCAATGAACTTCAACAAGCCGTTCGTTTCCAAAAACATCAAGGAATTCTGGAATCGCTGGCACATGACGCTCTCATTCTGGTTCCGCGACTATATCTTCATGCGATTCGTCTTTTTGGCCAGCAAGAAGCATTGGTTTAAAAACCGCAACGTCCTGTCATCGGTTGCCTATATGATCAACATGATGGTCATGGGTTTCTGGCACGGGGTTACCTGGTACTACATTCTCTATGGTTTCCTGCATGGGAGCGCACTGGTCATCAATGACTGGTGGCTGCGTTACAAGCGCAAGCACCTGCATATCAAGACCAATGCTTTTACCAAGGGTGTGGCCATGTTTATTACGTTTAACTTTGTCGTCTTTTCATTCTTGATCTTCTGCGGCTTTTTGAACACGCTGTGGTTTGTCAAACATTAA
- the dltA gene encoding D-alanine--poly(phosphoribitol) ligase subunit DltA, with the protein MISNIVREFDRVAKENATRVVYDEMGQTHTYQDLLVDSNAFAAWLDQEKIVPKDGPIMFYGDHQFEMVAGFVGGLKAGHAYIPVEVGSALPRMQSIIDAANPRLVVAIDDFPVEKLNYDGAVINKYELEQIFAQKTSYEVTHEVTGDHPFYVLFTSGTTGSPKGVEISHDNICSFANWMLGDSFDIPAHQIYLGQVPFSFDVSHMYWLTGLLSGSTVQTLPLAVVQNLGQLFTTLPKLDITVFVGTPSFGDMALLSPQFNQEQMPNLKYFVFCGEELTTSTVKRLFKRFPDARVFNTYGPTEAAVAVTSMEITPAMANSHERLPIGYDKPGVTTTIWKDGQPVDEPNVHGEIIISGDSVAKGYMNNPEKTVKNFFKYNGVQSYRTGDEGFIDQNGIRHIIGRMDFQIKLHGFRVELDEVRNSLELSEYIKQAIAVPKYNKKHQVSHLIGYVIAQPNDFKDEKELTQAIRQSLAGKIMDYMMPTQFVYVDSFPKSANGKIAVKQMIAEANQ; encoded by the coding sequence GAGTTTGACCGCGTCGCAAAAGAAAATGCCACGCGCGTCGTCTATGACGAAATGGGTCAGACTCACACGTACCAAGATTTATTGGTTGATTCAAATGCTTTCGCGGCTTGGCTTGACCAAGAAAAAATCGTTCCTAAAGATGGTCCGATCATGTTTTATGGCGACCATCAATTTGAAATGGTGGCCGGTTTTGTCGGCGGCCTAAAAGCGGGTCACGCCTACATTCCCGTTGAGGTTGGCTCAGCTCTGCCCCGCATGCAGTCGATTATTGACGCTGCCAATCCGCGGCTGGTCGTTGCCATTGATGATTTTCCCGTTGAAAAGCTGAACTACGACGGGGCTGTGATCAATAAATACGAATTGGAACAGATCTTTGCCCAAAAGACTTCATACGAGGTTACGCATGAAGTCACCGGCGACCATCCCTTCTACGTGCTGTTTACTTCCGGCACGACCGGCTCGCCAAAAGGGGTTGAGATTAGCCACGACAATATCTGTTCATTTGCCAACTGGATGCTGGGCGACAGTTTTGACATCCCAGCCCACCAGATCTACCTGGGTCAGGTGCCATTCTCGTTTGACGTCTCGCATATGTACTGGCTGACGGGTCTTTTGTCCGGCAGCACGGTGCAGACTCTGCCACTGGCCGTTGTTCAAAACCTGGGTCAGCTGTTTACCACGCTGCCTAAGCTTGATATTACGGTCTTTGTCGGCACGCCTTCATTTGGCGACATGGCACTGCTCAGCCCCCAGTTCAATCAAGAACAGATGCCGAACCTAAAATACTTTGTCTTCTGTGGCGAAGAACTGACCACCTCGACCGTCAAGCGGCTGTTCAAGCGTTTCCCTGATGCGCGCGTCTTTAACACCTATGGCCCAACCGAAGCTGCTGTGGCCGTTACCAGCATGGAAATCACGCCGGCAATGGCCAACAGTCACGAACGGCTGCCAATCGGCTATGACAAGCCTGGCGTAACTACCACGATCTGGAAGGACGGGCAGCCCGTTGATGAGCCAAACGTCCATGGCGAGATCATCATCAGTGGTGACAGCGTGGCTAAGGGCTACATGAACAACCCTGAAAAAACGGTCAAAAACTTCTTTAAATACAACGGCGTCCAGTCATATCGCACCGGTGACGAAGGCTTTATCGATCAAAACGGCATCCGTCACATCATTGGCCGGATGGATTTTCAGATCAAGCTGCACGGTTTCCGAGTTGAGCTGGATGAGGTCCGCAACAGTCTGGAACTGAGCGAATACATCAAGCAGGCCATTGCCGTGCCGAAGTACAACAAGAAGCATCAGGTCAGTCATTTGATCGGCTACGTGATTGCACAGCCAAACGACTTTAAAGATGAGAAAGAATTGACTCAGGCCATTCGTCAAAGTCTGGCTGGCAAGATCATGGACTATATGATGCCAACCCAGTTCGTCTACGTTGACAGCTTCCCGAAGTCCGCAAATGGCAAGATTGCGGTTAAGCAGATGATCGCGGAGGCCAATCAATAA